A region from the Bradyrhizobium erythrophlei genome encodes:
- a CDS encoding Spy/CpxP family protein refolding chaperone: MRNALNSRALSRALRNPAALRNPNIRARVAAGAAMAGWYYGRTGSGWWQHSNGGYGWVGPLFWPFAYFDIYDYAIWGSGFGAPFWGYGYDDIYAGMFAPYAYDDLAGYLPPRAAAPGPPNAAPGRLAQMCGDDSRDIVGLPIDLIQQAIEPTETQRTALDELASASATAAQRIKAACPTQILLTAPSRLAFMQQRIEAMIAAVATVQPPLEKFYSLLNDEQKARLNALAEDQRRSTIARKSNRPLVQSCDVTQPTALTWPTEEIEARLHPTDAQRGSLAALQNASAKAADMLRTSCRADEAVTPAARLAAVGKRLDTMLQAVKLVRSSFDDFYATLSDEQKAQFEAIGPRRAASSD; encoded by the coding sequence GTGCGCAACGCGCTGAACTCTCGTGCGCTTTCCCGTGCGCTGCGCAACCCCGCCGCGCTGCGCAACCCCAATATTCGCGCTCGGGTCGCCGCCGGTGCAGCGATGGCCGGCTGGTATTACGGTCGGACTGGAAGCGGATGGTGGCAACACAGTAATGGCGGATATGGATGGGTCGGACCGCTGTTCTGGCCGTTCGCTTATTTTGACATCTATGACTATGCGATCTGGGGCAGCGGTTTTGGGGCCCCGTTCTGGGGCTATGGCTACGATGACATCTACGCCGGCATGTTTGCGCCCTACGCCTACGATGATCTTGCTGGCTATTTGCCGCCGCGCGCCGCGGCACCTGGCCCACCCAATGCGGCGCCCGGCCGGTTGGCGCAAATGTGCGGTGACGACAGCCGCGATATTGTCGGCTTGCCGATTGATCTGATTCAGCAGGCTATCGAGCCGACCGAAACGCAACGTACCGCGCTCGACGAGCTTGCCAGCGCTTCCGCCACGGCCGCGCAGCGTATCAAGGCGGCCTGCCCGACACAAATTTTGCTGACGGCGCCGAGCCGCCTGGCGTTCATGCAGCAACGCATTGAGGCGATGATCGCGGCGGTGGCAACGGTGCAGCCGCCGCTGGAGAAATTCTACAGCCTCCTGAACGATGAACAGAAGGCGCGGCTCAACGCCCTCGCTGAGGACCAGCGCAGGAGCACCATCGCAAGGAAGAGCAATAGACCGCTTGTTCAGAGCTGCGACGTTACGCAACCCACCGCGCTGACTTGGCCGACCGAGGAGATTGAGGCGAGGCTGCATCCGACCGACGCCCAACGTGGGAGCCTTGCCGCGCTCCAGAACGCGAGCGCCAAGGCGGCGGACATGCTCAGGACATCGTGCCGGGCCGACGAGGCGGTCACGCCCGCGGCACGGCTCGCGGCCGTCGGCAAAAGGCTCGACACCATGCTGCAAGCGGTCAAACTCGTGCGCTCTTCATTTGACGATTTCTACGCAACACTGAGCGATGAGCAGAAGGCCCAGTTCGAGGCGATCGGTCCGAGGCGAGCAGCCTCGTCGGATTAG
- a CDS encoding ArsR/SmtB family transcription factor, giving the protein MVQFVHPSREDITLAGVLAALADPMRLRIVKSLLGQNNDCMSCTEAMPCPGMAKSTLSNHFRILREAGLIQTTKKGVEHRNVVREADINARFPRLLKTILGYPE; this is encoded by the coding sequence ATGGTGCAATTCGTTCACCCGTCGCGCGAGGACATCACATTGGCCGGAGTGCTGGCAGCACTCGCCGACCCGATGCGGCTGCGTATTGTCAAAAGCCTGCTCGGGCAGAACAACGACTGCATGTCCTGCACCGAAGCCATGCCCTGCCCCGGCATGGCCAAATCGACGCTGTCGAACCATTTCCGGATTCTGCGCGAAGCCGGCCTGATCCAGACCACAAAAAAAGGCGTCGAACACCGTAACGTCGTGCGCGAGGCCGACATCAACGCGCGGTTTCCAAGATTGCTGAAGACGATTTTGGGATATCCGGAGTGA
- a CDS encoding SDR family NAD(P)-dependent oxidoreductase, whose protein sequence is MTKRLEGKVALVTGASKGIGAGIAARLAAEGAAVAVNYSASKEAAERVVAAITGKGGKAVAVHGNLTDAGHVKKVVAETVKAFGPIDILVNNAGLYEFAPLDGITAEHFHKHFDLNVLGLLLVSQEAARHFSPAGGSIINISSGASTMAPPNAAVYTATKAAVDAISSVLSKELAARKIRVNTVNPGMIVTEGVVSAGLHEGDMRKWIESATPMGRIGKVEEIAAAVAFFASSDASYITGETLHVTGGLH, encoded by the coding sequence ATGACCAAGAGACTTGAAGGCAAAGTGGCGCTGGTAACCGGCGCATCCAAGGGTATCGGCGCCGGGATCGCGGCCCGACTGGCCGCGGAAGGCGCCGCCGTTGCCGTCAACTACAGCGCCAGCAAGGAAGCCGCCGAGCGCGTGGTGGCTGCGATCACCGGCAAGGGCGGCAAGGCCGTCGCCGTCCATGGCAATCTTACCGACGCCGGCCATGTGAAAAAAGTGGTGGCCGAGACCGTCAAGGCGTTCGGCCCGATCGACATCCTCGTCAACAATGCGGGCCTCTACGAGTTCGCGCCGCTCGATGGCATCACGGCCGAACACTTCCACAAGCATTTCGATCTCAACGTACTCGGCCTTCTCCTGGTATCGCAGGAAGCCGCGCGCCATTTCAGTCCGGCCGGCGGCAGCATCATCAACATCAGCTCCGGGGCGTCGACGATGGCGCCGCCGAACGCCGCCGTCTACACCGCGACCAAGGCCGCGGTGGACGCCATCTCCTCGGTGCTTTCAAAGGAACTGGCGGCGCGCAAGATCCGCGTCAACACCGTCAACCCCGGCATGATCGTGACCGAAGGCGTCGTCTCCGCCGGCCTGCATGAGGGCGACATGCGCAAGTGGATCGAATCCGCCACGCCAATGGGGCGGATCGGCAAGGTCGAGGAGATCGCGGCGGCGGTGGCCTTCTTCGCGTCCAGCGATGCTTCCTACATCACCGGCGAAACGCTGCACGTGACCGGCGGCCTGCACTGA
- a CDS encoding pentapeptide repeat-containing protein yields the protein MQKAEQKKGWPLQFSFLEMPPYSFSVPASVLGISIFLALTFIAILAIGWLLADLVSGDEKRAAEAAKAALPILAGAIGLPLIIWRLRLFDRQTRISEEKTQIDREIHYTSIFSRAIEQLGQTREMKRTLQSPTGSVDTAMTVPNIEVRLGGIHSLSRLAEESQRDREKIGNILRSYIRENSWSDRSGELTSKPDWSRNFVWGWAYKLDRGPANREAQEKRDAWIASTEEKVKELAQWAAQIPETRVDVNEAADALAGQMISNPQSTKSIFYECLFVGRHFNQGLLSLVNFRRCTFVRCNFNAEQQSRLKIDDSLILDSDFDCAESNIDISNSQLSEVVFRGTDGSRLNLSWCDVYSTRLSGAPSVINLSGSTIYRLRLLGSRKDQTDQSTTIDLSDSIFVSSVLKRITLSSDSDLYFATAHGTTIDQVDLSAVTRCDQESLSAVTANGQTIHPNANERPLSWPKYEPNGSP from the coding sequence ATGCAGAAGGCAGAGCAGAAAAAGGGATGGCCGTTACAGTTTTCGTTTCTTGAAATGCCGCCCTATTCGTTCTCCGTTCCAGCTAGCGTACTCGGCATATCGATTTTTCTAGCGCTGACTTTCATCGCTATTCTCGCGATTGGCTGGTTGCTTGCCGACTTGGTAAGCGGCGATGAAAAGCGGGCAGCGGAGGCTGCCAAAGCGGCTTTGCCAATCCTCGCAGGTGCCATCGGCTTGCCTCTCATAATCTGGCGCCTGCGACTCTTCGATCGGCAAACGCGGATCAGCGAAGAGAAGACACAGATTGATCGCGAGATTCACTACACCTCCATTTTTTCCCGTGCCATCGAACAACTCGGCCAAACGCGAGAAATGAAGCGAACGTTGCAGTCTCCCACCGGTTCCGTCGACACCGCAATGACCGTTCCCAACATCGAGGTTCGACTCGGCGGAATTCACTCTCTGTCCCGACTTGCCGAAGAAAGTCAGCGCGACCGCGAAAAAATTGGCAATATTCTTCGATCGTATATTCGAGAAAATTCCTGGTCAGATAGATCAGGCGAGTTGACCAGTAAGCCTGATTGGTCGCGCAATTTTGTCTGGGGATGGGCGTACAAACTAGATCGCGGCCCTGCTAACCGTGAAGCGCAAGAAAAGAGGGACGCCTGGATCGCGAGCACGGAGGAGAAGGTTAAAGAACTGGCGCAATGGGCAGCGCAAATTCCGGAAACACGGGTCGATGTCAACGAGGCCGCCGACGCTCTCGCCGGTCAAATGATCTCGAACCCCCAGTCAACCAAATCAATCTTTTACGAATGCTTGTTTGTCGGTCGGCATTTTAACCAAGGGTTGCTTTCACTAGTAAACTTTCGGCGATGTACGTTCGTCAGGTGTAACTTTAATGCCGAACAGCAGTCTCGCCTTAAAATTGATGATTCTCTCATTTTGGATAGCGATTTCGATTGCGCTGAATCCAATATCGATATTTCAAACTCCCAATTGTCGGAAGTCGTGTTCAGGGGCACGGACGGATCGAGACTTAATCTAAGTTGGTGCGACGTGTATTCTACGCGCCTCTCGGGGGCTCCATCTGTTATTAATTTATCTGGCAGCACAATTTATAGATTACGATTGTTGGGAAGCCGCAAAGATCAAACTGATCAATCCACAACGATAGATCTCTCGGACAGCATATTCGTAAGTAGCGTGTTGAAAAGAATCACTCTTTCTTCAGACTCTGATTTATACTTCGCTACCGCTCATGGCACGACGATCGATCAAGTCGATCTGAGCGCCGTCACTAGGTGCGATCAAGAATCGCTTAGCGCTGTAACGGCAAATGGCCAAACGATTCATCCAAATGCAAACGAGCGGCCATTGTCTTGGCCGAAATACGAACCCAACGGCAGCCCGTAG
- a CDS encoding vitamin B12-dependent ribonucleotide reductase, with translation MRIERRNTTSGQSPYAGIDFRLTTSEIRNPDGSVVFRLENVEVPEFWSQVASDVLAQKYFRKAGVAARLKKVEEETVPSWLWRSVPDIAALADLPEAQRYVSELSAKQVFDRLAGCWTYWGWKGGYFGASEEDAQAFYDELRFMLAKQMVAPNSPQWFNTGLHWAYGIDGPGQGHYYVDWKTGKLTKSKSSYEHPQPHACFIQGVGDDLVNEGGIMDLWVREARLFKYGSGTGSNFSRLRGEGEKLSGGGRSSGLMSFLKIGDRAAGAIKSGGTTRRAAKMVVVDADHPDIETYIDWKVKEEQKVAALVTGSKLNQRHLKAVLKACVNCEGSGDDCFDPEKNPALRREIKLARRALVTDGMIKRVIQYARQGYKDIDFPIYDTDWDSEAYLTVSGQNSNNSVSLKDDFLRAVETDGDWNLIGRTNKKVTKTLKARDLWEKIGYAAWASADPGLHFNTTMNDWHTCKASGDIRASNPCSEYMFLDDTACNLASANLITFYNTTTKLFDVDAYEHLCRLWTIVLEISVMMAQFPSKAIAELSYEFRTLGLGFANIGGLLMTMGLSYDSKEGRALCGALSAIMTGIAYATSAEMAKELGPFPGYKKNAAHMLRVIRNHRRAAHGESRGYEGLAVSPVPLDHASGRQADIVERAKAAWNQALELGEINGYRNAQVTVVAPTGTIGLVMDCDTTGIEPDFALVKFKKLAGGGYWKIINRAVPEALRALGYRESDIAEIEAYAVGHGSLSNAPAINVSTLKAKGFTDEALAKVEAALPTAFDIKFAFNKWTFGEEFLRDTLKLDPEAITAPNFDLLAAVGFSKREIEAANVHICGAMTVEGAPHLKAEHYSVFDCANPCGKIGKRYLSVESHIRMMAASQPFISGAISKTINMPNDATVDDCKEAYLLSWKLALKANALYRDGSKLSQPLNSQLISDEDEEDDGIEAFMEKPMAARTAALSEKVVERLVERIVVMREREKMPDRRKGYTQKAVVGGHKVYLRTGEYDDGRIGEIFIDMHKEGAALRSFINNFAIAVSLGLQYGVPLEEYVDAFTFTRFEPAGPVQGNDSIKYATSILDYVFRELAVSYMGRFDLAHVDPSESNFDAMGRGVEEGKQPEQPNNKYLSKGLTRSRTDNLVVMRGASEPTAEARGPSNVTSMSQHGATARASDAIEGAVALKQETQHDLSPTEKLEAMQWSKAGAAAQAAPSKAERRAEAKAKGYEGEMCGECGNFTLVRNGTCMKCDTCGSTTGCS, from the coding sequence ATGCGAATCGAACGGCGCAACACCACTTCCGGCCAGTCACCCTATGCAGGGATTGATTTCAGATTGACGACATCGGAGATCCGCAACCCCGATGGGTCGGTGGTTTTCCGGCTGGAAAACGTCGAAGTGCCGGAATTCTGGTCGCAGGTCGCCTCCGACGTCCTGGCGCAAAAGTATTTCCGCAAGGCGGGTGTTGCCGCGCGCTTGAAGAAGGTCGAGGAAGAGACCGTGCCGTCGTGGCTGTGGCGTTCGGTGCCGGACATCGCCGCGCTCGCCGACCTGCCGGAAGCCCAGCGCTATGTCAGCGAACTCTCCGCCAAGCAGGTGTTCGATCGCCTCGCCGGCTGCTGGACCTATTGGGGCTGGAAGGGCGGCTATTTCGGCGCTTCGGAAGAAGACGCGCAAGCCTTCTATGACGAGCTGCGCTTCATGCTGGCCAAGCAGATGGTCGCGCCGAACTCGCCACAATGGTTCAACACCGGCCTGCACTGGGCCTATGGCATCGACGGCCCCGGCCAGGGCCACTATTACGTCGACTGGAAGACCGGCAAGCTGACCAAGTCGAAATCCTCCTACGAGCATCCGCAGCCGCACGCCTGCTTCATCCAGGGCGTCGGTGACGACCTCGTCAACGAGGGCGGCATCATGGACCTCTGGGTGCGTGAGGCGCGCCTGTTCAAATACGGCTCCGGCACCGGCTCCAACTTCTCCCGCCTGCGCGGCGAAGGCGAGAAGCTGTCGGGCGGCGGCCGCTCGTCAGGCCTGATGAGCTTCCTCAAGATCGGCGACCGTGCCGCGGGCGCGATCAAGTCGGGCGGCACCACGCGCCGCGCCGCCAAGATGGTGGTGGTCGACGCCGACCATCCGGATATCGAGACCTATATCGACTGGAAGGTGAAGGAAGAGCAGAAGGTCGCCGCCCTCGTCACCGGCTCCAAGCTCAACCAGCGGCACCTCAAGGCGGTGCTGAAGGCCTGCGTCAACTGCGAAGGCTCGGGCGACGACTGCTTCGACCCTGAAAAGAACCCTGCCCTGCGCCGCGAAATAAAACTGGCGCGCCGCGCTTTGGTCACCGACGGCATGATCAAGCGCGTCATCCAGTATGCGCGCCAGGGCTACAAGGACATCGATTTCCCGATCTACGACACCGACTGGGATTCGGAGGCCTATCTCACCGTCTCCGGCCAGAACTCCAACAACTCGGTCTCGCTGAAGGACGACTTTTTGCGCGCGGTTGAGACCGACGGGGATTGGAACCTGATCGGCCGCACCAACAAGAAGGTGACAAAAACGCTGAAGGCGCGCGATCTCTGGGAAAAGATCGGCTACGCCGCCTGGGCCTCGGCCGATCCCGGCCTGCACTTCAACACCACCATGAACGACTGGCACACCTGCAAGGCGTCCGGCGACATCCGCGCGTCCAATCCGTGCTCGGAATACATGTTCCTGGACGACACCGCCTGCAACCTGGCCTCCGCCAACCTCATCACCTTCTACAACACGACGACAAAACTGTTCGACGTCGATGCCTATGAGCATCTGTGCCGCCTGTGGACCATCGTGCTCGAAATCTCCGTGATGATGGCGCAGTTTCCCTCCAAGGCGATCGCGGAACTGTCCTACGAATTCCGCACGCTGGGCCTCGGCTTTGCCAACATCGGCGGCCTCCTGATGACCATGGGGCTTTCGTACGACTCGAAGGAAGGCCGCGCGCTGTGCGGCGCGCTCTCCGCCATCATGACCGGCATCGCCTATGCGACCTCGGCGGAAATGGCAAAGGAGCTCGGCCCGTTCCCCGGCTACAAGAAGAACGCCGCCCACATGCTGCGGGTGATCCGCAACCACCGCCGCGCCGCCCACGGCGAATCGCGGGGATATGAGGGGCTCGCCGTCAGTCCGGTGCCGCTCGACCACGCCTCCGGCAGGCAGGCCGACATCGTCGAGCGCGCCAAGGCCGCCTGGAACCAGGCGCTGGAACTCGGCGAAATCAACGGCTACCGCAACGCGCAAGTAACCGTGGTTGCGCCCACCGGCACCATCGGCTTGGTCATGGATTGCGACACCACCGGCATCGAGCCCGATTTCGCACTCGTAAAATTCAAGAAGCTCGCCGGCGGCGGCTACTGGAAGATCATCAACCGCGCCGTGCCCGAGGCGCTGCGTGCGCTCGGCTACCGCGAAAGCGACATCGCGGAGATCGAGGCCTATGCCGTCGGCCACGGCTCGCTCTCCAACGCGCCCGCGATCAACGTTTCCACCTTGAAAGCCAAGGGTTTTACGGACGAAGCTCTGGCCAAGGTGGAAGCCGCCCTCCCCACCGCGTTCGACATCAAGTTCGCCTTCAACAAGTGGACGTTTGGCGAGGAGTTCCTGCGCGACACGCTCAAGCTCGATCCCGAAGCGATCACCGCGCCGAATTTCGATCTCCTCGCCGCGGTTGGATTCTCAAAGCGCGAGATCGAGGCCGCCAACGTGCACATCTGCGGCGCGATGACGGTGGAAGGCGCGCCGCACCTGAAGGCCGAGCACTACAGCGTGTTCGACTGCGCCAATCCCTGCGGCAAGATCGGCAAGCGGTATCTGTCGGTGGAAAGCCACATCCGCATGATGGCGGCCTCGCAGCCGTTCATCTCGGGGGCGATCAGCAAAACCATCAACATGCCGAACGACGCCACGGTGGACGATTGCAAGGAAGCCTATCTTCTCTCCTGGAAGCTCGCGCTGAAGGCCAACGCGCTCTACCGCGACGGCTCGAAACTGTCGCAGCCGCTCAACTCGCAGCTCATCAGCGACGAGGACGAGGAGGACGATGGCATCGAGGCCTTCATGGAGAAGCCGATGGCCGCGCGCACCGCGGCGCTGTCGGAAAAGGTCGTGGAGCGCCTGGTCGAACGCATCGTGGTGATGCGCGAGCGCGAGAAGATGCCGGATCGCCGCAAGGGCTATACCCAGAAGGCCGTGGTCGGCGGGCACAAGGTTTATCTGCGCACCGGCGAATATGACGACGGCCGGATCGGCGAGATCTTCATCGACATGCACAAGGAAGGTGCGGCGCTGCGCTCCTTCATCAACAATTTCGCCATCGCCGTCTCGCTCGGCCTGCAATACGGCGTGCCGCTGGAGGAATATGTCGACGCCTTCACCTTCACCCGCTTCGAGCCGGCGGGACCCGTGCAGGGCAACGACAGCATCAAGTACGCCACCTCGATCCTGGACTATGTGTTCCGCGAACTCGCGGTCAGCTACATGGGCCGGTTTGATCTGGCCCATGTCGATCCCTCCGAGTCGAATTTCGACGCGATGGGCCGGGGTGTCGAGGAAGGCAAGCAGCCGGAGCAGCCCAACAACAAGTACCTGTCGAAGGGCCTGACCCGCTCGCGCACCGACAATCTCGTCGTCATGCGCGGCGCCAGCGAGCCCACTGCCGAAGCCCGCGGGCCTAGCAACGTCACCTCGATGTCCCAGCACGGCGCCACCGCCCGCGCCTCCGACGCGATCGAAGGCGCGGTGGCGCTGAAGCAGGAAACCCAGCACGACCTGTCGCCGACCGAAAAGCTTGAAGCCATGCAATGGAGCAAGGCGGGCGCGGCGGCGCAGGCAGCACCCTCAAAAGCCGAACGCCGGGCGGAAGCCAAGGCAAAAGGCTACGAGGGCGAGATGTGCGGCGAGTGCGGGAATTTTACCCTCGTGCGGAACGGCACCTGCATGAAGTGCGATACGTGTGGCAGCACGACGGGGTGTTCGTGA
- a CDS encoding DMT family transporter produces MTSQKRPGARVQITPAGLMFLAITSVGWGFNWPVTKFLLGELPPLILRGSTGVVGAALLAALAMLSGQSLRVPRELWPRLVLAAFLNVACWMVLMGLALLWLPASEAALIAYTMPVWASILAWPILGERPNPLRVISLVMAFAGLAAIMGGNGMAASIAKLPGIIMALGGAIGFAVGTVLAKRLPLNLPPLSAAAWQIGIGCFPIVIVGALIEKADVAGITDLGWILLVYSTVIQFCVAYVSWFAALARLPASVAAIGTMAVPVIGVVASAIALHEPLGPGQIAALFFTLAGVVLATRS; encoded by the coding sequence ATGACATCTCAAAAACGGCCGGGCGCGCGTGTGCAGATCACGCCCGCGGGCCTCATGTTCCTCGCCATCACCTCGGTCGGCTGGGGATTCAACTGGCCCGTCACCAAGTTCCTGCTCGGCGAACTGCCGCCCCTGATCCTGCGCGGCTCGACCGGCGTGGTCGGCGCGGCGCTGCTGGCGGCGCTTGCCATGCTCAGCGGCCAGAGCCTGCGCGTGCCGCGCGAGCTATGGCCGCGGCTGGTGCTCGCCGCTTTCCTCAACGTCGCCTGCTGGATGGTGCTGATGGGGCTGGCGCTGCTCTGGCTGCCCGCCAGCGAAGCGGCGCTGATCGCCTATACGATGCCGGTCTGGGCCTCGATCCTGGCCTGGCCGATCCTCGGCGAGCGGCCGAATCCGCTGCGGGTGATTTCGCTGGTCATGGCGTTCGCGGGTCTGGCCGCCATCATGGGCGGCAACGGCATGGCGGCCTCGATCGCAAAACTGCCGGGAATCATCATGGCGCTCGGCGGCGCGATCGGCTTTGCCGTCGGCACGGTGCTGGCGAAGCGGCTGCCGCTCAACCTGCCGCCGCTCTCCGCCGCGGCCTGGCAGATCGGGATCGGCTGCTTTCCGATCGTGATCGTCGGGGCGTTGATCGAAAAGGCCGATGTTGCCGGGATCACCGATCTCGGCTGGATCCTGCTGGTCTATTCCACCGTGATCCAATTCTGCGTCGCCTATGTCAGCTGGTTCGCCGCATTGGCGCGGCTGCCGGCTTCGGTGGCGGCGATCGGCACCATGGCGGTGCCGGTGATCGGCGTGGTCGCTTCCGCAATCGCGCTGCACGAGCCGCTCGGGCCGGGCCAGATCGCGGCGCTGTTCTTTACCCTGGCCGGCGTCGTGCTGGCGACGCGGTCATAA
- a CDS encoding response regulator yields MPRVLVVDDDPLVCAAIEACLQRQGFETTVADGGESGLRALETAAFDVMLIDIFMPKMRGYESIRVFHERAPAVPLIAMSGYSFGHLATPTHEFLAMSLQYGATRYLRKPFTSSTLLAAVTECLLNPSKAARP; encoded by the coding sequence GTGCCGCGTGTTCTTGTGGTCGACGACGACCCATTGGTTTGCGCGGCCATCGAGGCCTGTCTGCAGCGCCAGGGGTTCGAAACCACCGTCGCTGATGGTGGCGAGTCCGGCCTGCGCGCGCTCGAAACGGCGGCGTTCGACGTGATGCTGATCGATATCTTCATGCCGAAAATGCGCGGTTACGAATCCATTCGCGTCTTCCATGAACGCGCCCCGGCGGTTCCGCTGATTGCGATGTCCGGCTACTCCTTTGGCCATCTTGCGACGCCAACGCATGAATTCCTGGCGATGAGCCTGCAATACGGTGCAACGCGCTATCTGCGAAAGCCGTTCACGTCGAGCACTCTGCTCGCGGCCGTCACCGAATGTCTGCTCAACCCGTCGAAAGCCGCCCGCCCCTGA
- a CDS encoding BA14K family protein produces MISIRVLSTVAAIGLVAAIAAPTAGFAQGHGHGGGGGWHGGGGWHGGGGWHGGGGWHGGGGFIPGAVAGAIIGGAIASAPYGYYGGPGYYAAPGYYSDQYDDDAPVAVAPPPGGDDAVAYCMQTYRSYDPGSGTYLGFDGYRHPCP; encoded by the coding sequence ATGATCAGTATCAGGGTTTTGAGTACCGTTGCCGCAATCGGTTTGGTCGCGGCGATCGCCGCGCCGACCGCGGGTTTCGCGCAAGGCCACGGGCACGGTGGTGGCGGTGGCTGGCACGGTGGTGGCGGTTGGCATGGTGGCGGCGGCTGGCACGGGGGCGGCGGTTGGCATGGCGGTGGCGGCTTCATCCCGGGCGCGGTAGCCGGTGCGATCATCGGCGGCGCGATCGCGTCGGCGCCGTACGGCTATTATGGAGGGCCGGGCTACTATGCTGCGCCCGGCTACTATTCCGATCAGTACGATGATGACGCCCCCGTCGCGGTGGCGCCGCCGCCCGGCGGCGACGATGCGGTGGCCTACTGCATGCAGACCTACCGTTCCTACGATCCAGGCTCGGGCACCTATCTTGGTTTTGACGGCTACCGGCACCCCTGCCCGTAG
- a CDS encoding NADH:ubiquinone oxidoreductase subunit NDUFA12, whose product MKQFFLKVFTWWNSETFGTQLWTWRFGELVGADEQGNRYYRTKGRKIDPTLGFERRWVIYNGLAEASRIPPDWHGWIHHTVDVAPTEESYTPREWQKPHVPNMTGTPLAYRPSGSTLASGRRPAATGDYQPWTPGS is encoded by the coding sequence ATGAAACAGTTCTTTCTTAAAGTATTCACCTGGTGGAACAGCGAGACCTTCGGCACGCAATTGTGGACGTGGCGATTCGGCGAGCTGGTCGGCGCCGACGAGCAGGGCAACCGCTATTACCGCACCAAGGGGCGCAAGATCGATCCGACGCTCGGCTTCGAGCGGCGCTGGGTGATCTATAACGGTCTCGCCGAAGCCTCGCGCATCCCGCCGGACTGGCATGGCTGGATCCACCACACCGTCGACGTCGCGCCGACCGAAGAGAGCTATACCCCGCGCGAATGGCAGAAGCCGCATGTCCCCAACATGACGGGGACACCCTTGGCCTATCGTCCGTCCGGCTCGACCCTGGCGAGCGGCCGCCGGCCTGCGGCCACCGGCGATTACCAGCCCTGGACGCCCGGTAGCTGA
- a CDS encoding DJ-1/PfpI family protein, which yields MSAALQIGLVLFPKVTQLDFTGPLQVFSSVPGAKVHLIWKRIEPVASDSVLTLTPTTTFADCPQLDVICVPGGFGTDDMVNDAEMLDFLRQQAKAAKYVTSVCTGSLVLGAAGLLKGYRATTHWSAMDMLAPYGATPAKTRVCVDRNRITGGGVTAGIDFALTLVSILVDRPTAEMIQLRLEYNPVPPFNSGSPDTAPPEILALMQERIAPARQRRSEANGRAAARLGGDVAAG from the coding sequence ATGTCCGCAGCCCTGCAGATCGGTCTTGTGCTGTTTCCGAAGGTGACCCAGCTCGATTTCACCGGGCCGCTCCAGGTGTTCTCCAGCGTGCCGGGCGCAAAGGTGCATCTGATCTGGAAACGCATCGAGCCGGTGGCAAGCGATTCCGTGCTGACGCTGACGCCGACCACGACATTTGCGGATTGCCCGCAGCTCGACGTGATCTGCGTGCCCGGCGGCTTCGGCACCGACGACATGGTCAATGACGCGGAGATGCTGGATTTCCTGCGCCAGCAGGCGAAGGCGGCGAAGTACGTCACCTCGGTGTGCACGGGATCGCTGGTGCTGGGCGCGGCGGGTCTGCTCAAGGGCTACCGCGCCACCACGCACTGGTCGGCGATGGACATGCTCGCGCCCTACGGCGCGACACCGGCAAAGACGCGCGTCTGCGTCGACCGCAACCGCATCACGGGCGGCGGCGTCACCGCGGGAATCGATTTCGCGCTGACACTGGTGTCGATCCTAGTCGACCGCCCGACCGCCGAGATGATCCAGCTCCGGCTCGAATACAATCCGGTGCCGCCGTTCAACTCCGGCTCGCCCGACACCGCGCCGCCGGAAATCCTCGCGCTGATGCAGGAGAGGATCGCGCCCGCAAGGCAGCGCCGCAGCGAAGCCAACGGCCGCGCCGCCGCGCGGCTGGGCGGTGACGTTGCGGCGGGATGA